One part of the Algibacter sp. L1A34 genome encodes these proteins:
- the gldJ gene encoding gliding motility lipoprotein GldJ, translating to MNMRKVVTIKILLILALTVVSTSCKKSSSSKNSSRATGWNINDRDGGFQYNTDFKEQETSPGLVFVEGGTFTKGRVQDDVMHDWNNSPNQQHVMSFYMDETEVTNAMYLEYLDYLKHRYPPSEENFKAIYNGALPDTLVWRNRLGYNEVMTENYLRHPAYGEYPVVGVSWIQAVEFSNWRTDRVNELNLSKAGYREIDYTDNDPDTAFNTNRYTIDPSSMDTGEPVDSRTNRNITVDAEGNESGIYASRETGVLVPKYRLPTETEWEYAALGLSEIRSYNLYRGRKKYPWDGQYTRSGKRKIRGDQMANFKQGKGDYGGIAGWSDDGADITNAVKSYAPNDFGLYDMAGNVAEWVADVYRPIIDDEFNDFNYYRGNVYTKNAINEDGSVKVITSDEIVYDTLSNGKIIARNLPGEILQVPVDENETFQRTNFDKSNEINFRDGDKRSSRKFESFGDEDEDSGKSSEMYNSPKHNISKDSLGNIVREYDKSNTRTSLINDEVRVYKGGSWKDREYWLDPAQRRYFPQDMATDYIGFRCAMSRVGSKSKGANKTKN from the coding sequence ATGAATATGAGAAAAGTAGTGACAATCAAGATTTTATTAATTTTGGCGCTAACCGTAGTGTCAACAAGTTGTAAAAAATCTTCGAGTTCTAAAAATAGCTCTAGAGCAACTGGATGGAACATTAACGATAGAGATGGTGGTTTTCAATATAATACAGATTTTAAAGAACAGGAAACATCTCCTGGACTTGTATTTGTTGAAGGTGGAACATTTACCAAAGGTCGTGTGCAAGACGATGTTATGCACGACTGGAACAATAGCCCTAACCAACAGCACGTTATGTCTTTTTACATGGATGAAACAGAGGTTACGAATGCCATGTATTTAGAATACCTAGATTATTTAAAGCATCGTTACCCACCTTCTGAAGAAAATTTTAAAGCTATTTATAATGGTGCTTTGCCAGATACTTTAGTTTGGAGAAATCGTTTAGGATACAATGAAGTTATGACAGAGAATTACCTCCGTCACCCAGCTTATGGTGAATATCCAGTAGTTGGTGTTAGCTGGATTCAAGCTGTTGAATTTTCAAACTGGAGAACGGATCGTGTTAACGAATTAAATTTAAGCAAAGCAGGATATCGCGAAATAGACTATACCGATAACGATCCCGATACTGCATTCAACACAAATAGATATACTATTGATCCTAGTTCTATGGATACAGGTGAACCTGTTGACTCTAGAACAAATAGAAATATTACTGTAGATGCAGAAGGAAACGAATCTGGTATTTATGCAAGTAGAGAAACAGGTGTTTTAGTACCAAAATACAGACTACCAACTGAAACTGAGTGGGAATATGCTGCTTTAGGTTTAAGCGAAATTAGAAGTTACAACCTTTACAGAGGACGTAAAAAATACCCATGGGATGGACAATACACACGTTCAGGAAAACGAAAAATAAGAGGAGACCAAATGGCCAACTTTAAACAAGGTAAAGGTGATTATGGTGGAATTGCAGGATGGTCAGACGATGGTGCCGATATTACAAACGCTGTTAAATCTTATGCGCCAAACGATTTTGGTTTATACGATATGGCTGGTAATGTTGCTGAATGGGTTGCCGATGTTTACAGACCTATTATTGATGATGAGTTTAATGACTTTAACTACTATCGTGGTAACGTTTATACTAAAAACGCAATTAACGAAGATGGTTCTGTAAAAGTTATTACTTCAGATGAAATTGTTTACGATACTTTATCTAACGGAAAAATTATTGCTAGAAACTTACCTGGTGAAATTTTACAAGTTCCTGTAGATGAAAATGAAACGTTCCAAAGAACTAATTTTGATAAAAGTAACGAGATTAACTTTAGAGATGGGGACAAGCGTTCATCAAGAAAGTTTGAAAGCTTCGGAGATGAAGATGAAGATTCTGGAAAATCTAGCGAAATGTATAACTCTCCTAAACATAATATCAGTAAAGATTCGTTAGGAAACATTGTTAGAGAATACGATAAATCAAACACTAGAACATCTTTAATTAATGATGAAGTTCGTGTTTATAAAGGTGGTTCTTGGAAAGATAGAGAATACTGGTTAGATCCTGCGCAACGTCGCTACTTCCCACAAGATATGGCAACAGATTATATTGGATTTAGATGTGCAATGTCTCGTGTTGGTTCTAAAAGTAAAGGAGCAAATAAAACGAAAAACTAA
- a CDS encoding UDP-N-acetylmuramoyl-tripeptide--D-alanyl-D-alanine ligase — MKTEQLHKLFLECEAVSTDTRKIENNAMFFALKGENFNGNIYAQKAIEAGAKLAIIDEVEYQISDKTILVDNVLETLQSLATFHREYLKLPIIALTGSNGKTTTKELINSVLSKKFKTTATIGNLNNHIGVPLTLLSMNQSTEIGIVEMGANHQKEIEFLCNIAKPDFGYITNFGKAHLEGFGSVEGVIKGKSEMYDFLITNNKTIFVNSNDKIQVQKTESAIRFTFGNKNSNSNAEINFIEAQPFVSCEFKDKEIKSQLIGDYNFNNIAAAITIGQYFKVNVAHIKTAIENYTPTNNRSQIIEKASNKIILDAYNANPTSMHAALLNFEKQSGNKIAILGDMFELGKEAKTEHQNIADLAISLQIQNIILVGENFHKTNTPSEKLKKYKNFSDLEDAFNISEIEDSILLIKGSRGMALERLLNKA; from the coding sequence TTGAAAACAGAACAATTACACAAACTATTTTTAGAATGTGAAGCTGTATCAACAGATACTAGAAAAATTGAAAATAACGCCATGTTCTTTGCCTTAAAGGGCGAAAACTTTAATGGGAACATCTATGCTCAAAAAGCTATAGAAGCCGGGGCTAAATTAGCTATCATCGACGAAGTAGAATATCAAATTTCAGATAAAACAATTTTAGTTGATAATGTTCTGGAAACTTTACAATCCCTAGCAACTTTCCACAGGGAATATTTAAAACTTCCTATTATAGCTTTAACAGGAAGTAACGGAAAAACGACTACTAAGGAACTTATAAATTCTGTATTGTCGAAAAAATTTAAAACCACCGCCACTATAGGGAATTTGAACAACCATATTGGTGTGCCACTTACCCTACTATCAATGAACCAAAGTACAGAAATTGGTATCGTAGAAATGGGCGCAAATCATCAAAAGGAAATTGAATTTTTATGCAATATTGCAAAACCTGACTTTGGATATATTACAAACTTTGGTAAAGCCCACTTAGAAGGCTTCGGAAGTGTTGAAGGCGTAATTAAAGGGAAAAGTGAAATGTACGATTTTCTAATTACCAATAACAAAACGATTTTCGTTAACTCAAATGATAAAATACAAGTACAAAAAACAGAAAGCGCGATACGTTTTACCTTCGGAAATAAAAATTCAAACTCTAATGCTGAAATTAATTTTATTGAAGCCCAACCTTTTGTTTCTTGTGAATTTAAAGATAAAGAAATCAAAAGCCAATTAATTGGGGACTATAACTTTAACAATATTGCAGCTGCTATTACTATAGGTCAGTACTTTAAAGTAAACGTAGCACATATTAAAACAGCTATAGAAAACTACACTCCTACTAATAATCGCTCACAAATTATAGAAAAAGCAAGTAATAAAATAATTCTCGATGCTTACAATGCAAACCCAACGAGTATGCATGCTGCTCTTTTAAATTTTGAGAAACAGAGCGGAAACAAAATAGCGATTTTAGGTGATATGTTCGAACTTGGAAAAGAAGCCAAAACAGAGCATCAAAACATTGCAGATTTAGCTATTTCATTACAGATACAAAATATAATTCTTGTTGGAGAAAATTTTCATAAAACTAATACTCCGTCAGAAAAACTAAAAAAATATAAAAACTTTTCCGATTTAGAAGATGCTTTCAATATTTCAGAAATAGAAGATTCTATTTTATTAATAAAAGGATCGAGAGGTATGGCATTAGAACGGCTTTTAAATAAAGCATAA
- the porU gene encoding type IX secretion system sortase PorU, with the protein MKKNLFLIVLLVSITVFSQQKKFSLDWQASQTISAGTYSIQIPFFNNDLCDFNFDSGLQFVSQWGVSSSVNESSVSISQISYANISLAELKDLPKDEIPNKLVYSLKNSIARGKQYAMLQLSPIINDNGVYKKVTQFQVNYSNGASRRGVSSNKVSRTKVISNSVLEKGEWFRFFVDTTGVFKLSKSFLKRLGVNVNNIDPRTIRVFGNGGRMIPFSNSEDYPFDVAENAVKFIGEEDGVFNDSDYMLFYGQGPKQYNVESNTNINCYTDKTYYYINTGSGLGKRISTFTQPEGPIDLEINTFQDYKFHELDNENIALLGRRWFGDRFDVEPVKNFKFEFPDIITSVPITLKVYVAAISSASTTMSVSVNSSKIGDLQIAGAKTPTIGNHNSYISNITVNSAEVDVELSYDNQGDPSALGYLDYVSLEATRALKFIDSQFQFRNKEVESASGIGRYTITNASKVSEVWDISDIYNVTNFENDEDEESLTFTSNLGVLKTYVALTSSNYFEPKFDGKTTISNQNIKGTIFLNDQNEFQDIDYVIISPDNMLSQANRLAQINKEQYNLNVKVLGLTEIYNEFSTGNQDIGAIRNLVKYVYDNASSPENRIKYLCLIGDGSFDYKDRIPNNTNVMPSWYSYESLNLTNSFVSDDFYGMMDDNEGTMATSDKLDIAVGRILADTPDRAQQMIDKIESYYIKEAYGTWRNNVVVISDDVDQDWEGILEETTDNVGNLITQDKPFLNVTKIHSDAYKQETTAGGNRYPKVTTEIVDAIDKGALVVNYFGHGGEDGIAQERLLTHNDIKEFRNFGKLNCFVTVTCEYTKFDNPYKETAGEVTYWNEESGAIGLISTTRQIFVSFAINFNNNLGQYLFSYADDDTYEDYEYPTMAEALRLTKNNSVISNSSQRRLVFFIGDPAMKLAFAEPNIKLTKVNDVPLDEVTDTLKALSYVKLAGEVTDLSGNLLSSYNGTVSTTIYDKNIERETLANDGTRLNGELVKLNFTTLGEIIFRGQASVKNGEFEFDFIVPKDVGIPVGVGKISFYSKDDTLESNQAGASVGTVKIGGLNEDAPVDNTGPVISLYMNDENFVTGGITNESPTLLALMEDENGINTASGVGHDIVAILDGDETNPVVLNDYYQTGVDDYKTGVLSYPFRDLEPGLHTLTLKAWDVYNNSAISEIQFIVYDKDQVLVINNVLNYPNPFVNYTEFWFNHNSSDALDVSIQVFTVSGKLVRTLNGQTTTGFNVTSSLSRDIVWDGRDDFGDKIGKGVYIYKLKVHSNLLNKTVEKIEKLVIL; encoded by the coding sequence ATGAAAAAGAATTTATTCCTTATTGTATTATTGGTTTCTATTACTGTATTCTCGCAGCAAAAGAAGTTTTCTCTCGATTGGCAAGCGTCTCAAACAATTTCAGCAGGTACTTATTCTATTCAAATCCCTTTTTTTAATAATGATCTCTGTGATTTCAATTTTGATTCCGGACTTCAGTTTGTATCGCAATGGGGTGTTTCTTCTTCAGTTAATGAATCATCAGTATCTATATCTCAAATTAGTTATGCCAATATTTCTTTAGCCGAGTTAAAAGATTTGCCTAAAGATGAAATTCCTAATAAATTAGTATACAGTTTAAAAAATTCTATAGCTAGAGGCAAGCAATATGCAATGCTTCAGTTATCACCTATTATTAATGATAATGGTGTTTATAAAAAAGTAACTCAATTTCAAGTTAATTATAGCAACGGAGCTTCAAGACGAGGGGTCTCCTCTAATAAAGTCTCAAGAACGAAGGTTATTTCAAATTCAGTTTTAGAAAAGGGGGAATGGTTTCGTTTTTTTGTTGATACAACTGGCGTTTTTAAGTTGTCAAAGTCATTTTTAAAACGTTTAGGAGTAAATGTTAATAATATAGATCCAAGAACTATTAGGGTTTTTGGTAATGGAGGACGCATGATTCCTTTTTCTAATAGTGAAGATTATCCTTTTGATGTTGCCGAAAATGCAGTTAAATTTATTGGTGAAGAAGATGGTGTTTTTAACGATTCAGATTATATGTTGTTTTATGGGCAAGGTCCTAAGCAGTATAATGTAGAAAGTAATACTAATATAAACTGTTATACAGATAAAACGTATTATTATATAAATACGGGGTCGGGTCTTGGAAAGCGGATATCGACATTTACACAACCGGAAGGTCCTATAGATTTAGAAATAAATACATTTCAAGATTATAAGTTTCATGAGTTGGATAATGAAAATATAGCTTTACTTGGACGTCGTTGGTTTGGTGATCGATTTGATGTGGAACCTGTAAAGAATTTTAAATTCGAATTTCCGGATATTATAACATCGGTTCCAATAACTTTAAAGGTTTATGTAGCTGCTATTTCATCGGCTTCCACTACAATGTCGGTTTCTGTAAATAGTAGTAAGATTGGAGATTTACAAATAGCAGGAGCTAAAACGCCAACAATAGGAAATCATAATTCTTATATTAGTAATATTACAGTAAACTCGGCGGAAGTTGATGTGGAATTAAGTTATGATAATCAGGGAGATCCAAGTGCTTTGGGGTATTTAGATTATGTTTCTCTAGAAGCTACTAGAGCATTGAAGTTTATAGACTCGCAATTTCAATTTAGAAATAAGGAAGTAGAATCTGCGTCGGGAATTGGACGATATACAATTACAAATGCATCAAAAGTTTCCGAAGTTTGGGATATAAGCGATATTTATAATGTAACTAATTTTGAAAATGATGAAGATGAAGAGAGTTTAACTTTTACGTCTAATTTAGGTGTTTTAAAAACATATGTGGCGTTAACATCATCAAATTATTTTGAACCAAAATTTGATGGAAAAACAACGATAAGTAATCAAAATATAAAAGGGACTATCTTTTTGAACGACCAAAACGAGTTTCAAGATATTGATTATGTAATTATCTCGCCAGATAATATGTTGAGTCAAGCCAATCGACTTGCTCAAATTAATAAAGAACAATATAACTTGAATGTAAAGGTTTTAGGGTTAACCGAAATTTATAATGAATTTAGTACCGGAAACCAAGATATAGGAGCGATTAGAAACTTAGTTAAATATGTTTATGATAACGCAAGTTCTCCGGAAAATAGAATTAAGTACTTGTGTTTAATTGGAGATGGGTCTTTTGATTATAAAGACCGAATACCAAATAACACCAATGTTATGCCATCTTGGTATTCTTATGAAAGCCTAAACCTTACGAATTCGTTTGTTTCTGATGATTTCTATGGTATGATGGACGATAATGAAGGAACAATGGCTACTAGTGATAAATTAGATATTGCCGTGGGGCGTATACTTGCTGATACTCCTGATAGAGCTCAGCAAATGATAGATAAAATAGAATCATATTACATAAAAGAAGCCTACGGTACTTGGAGAAATAATGTGGTTGTGATATCTGATGATGTTGATCAAGATTGGGAAGGTATATTGGAAGAAACAACAGATAATGTTGGGAATTTAATTACTCAAGATAAACCTTTTTTGAATGTTACAAAAATACATTCTGATGCCTATAAACAAGAAACAACGGCAGGAGGAAATAGATATCCAAAAGTTACAACTGAAATTGTGGATGCTATTGATAAAGGAGCCTTGGTTGTTAATTATTTTGGTCACGGAGGAGAAGATGGAATAGCACAAGAGCGCTTGCTAACGCATAATGATATTAAGGAGTTTCGTAATTTTGGGAAATTAAATTGTTTTGTAACAGTAACCTGTGAGTATACTAAATTTGATAATCCATATAAAGAAACTGCAGGCGAAGTAACCTATTGGAATGAAGAATCTGGAGCCATTGGCTTAATTTCTACTACCCGACAAATCTTTGTTTCGTTTGCCATAAATTTCAATAATAATTTAGGTCAGTATTTGTTCTCTTATGCTGATGACGATACTTATGAGGATTATGAGTATCCAACAATGGCTGAAGCATTAAGGCTTACAAAAAATAATTCAGTAATTTCAAACTCTAGTCAAAGGCGTTTGGTATTTTTTATTGGAGATCCTGCAATGAAACTTGCTTTTGCTGAACCTAATATAAAACTAACAAAAGTTAACGACGTGCCATTAGACGAAGTGACCGATACTTTAAAAGCTTTAAGTTATGTGAAATTAGCCGGTGAAGTTACCGATTTGTCTGGGAATTTATTAAGTAGTTACAACGGAACAGTATCTACAACAATTTATGATAAAAATATAGAAAGGGAAACCTTAGCAAACGACGGAACTAGACTAAATGGGGAACTTGTGAAATTAAATTTTACGACATTAGGAGAAATTATTTTTAGAGGACAAGCTTCCGTTAAAAATGGTGAATTTGAATTCGATTTTATTGTACCAAAAGATGTTGGTATTCCGGTAGGAGTTGGTAAAATTAGTTTTTACTCTAAAGATGACACATTAGAAAGTAACCAAGCAGGTGCAAGTGTTGGAACTGTTAAAATAGGAGGGCTAAATGAAGATGCACCAGTTGATAATACCGGCCCAGTAATTTCATTATATATGAATGATGAAAATTTTGTAACAGGCGGCATTACCAACGAATCTCCAACTCTATTGGCGCTCATGGAAGATGAAAATGGGATTAACACAGCTAGTGGTGTAGGGCATGATATTGTTGCTATACTTGATGGAGATGAAACGAATCCAGTAGTTTTAAACGATTACTACCAAACAGGAGTCGACGATTATAAAACAGGGGTTTTAAGCTATCCATTTAGAGATTTAGAGCCAGGTTTACATACGTTAACACTTAAAGCTTGGGATGTTTACAATAATTCGGCAATTTCGGAAATACAATTTATAGTTTACGATAAAGACCAAGTATTGGTTATTAATAATGTACTCAATTATCCTAATCCGTTTGTGAATTACACCGAATTTTGGTTCAATCACAATAGTTCGGACGCTTTAGACGTTTCTATACAAGTATTCACTGTTTCAGGGAAGTTAGTTAGAACGTTAAACGGGCAAACGACAACAGGTTTTAATGTTACAAGTTCGCTCTCAAGAGATATAGTTTGGGATGGTCGGGACGATTTTGGTGATAAAATCGGTAAAGGTGTTTATATTTACAAACTAAAAGTGCATTCTAATCTGCTAAACAAAACAGTAGAAAAAATTGAAAAACTAGTAATTTTATAA
- the porV gene encoding type IX secretion system outer membrane channel protein PorV produces the protein MKTKVLLLLTFVFVVKMNAQETTVIIPNTNDSRVITTGVPFLLITSDARAASMGDMGVATSVDAFSQQWNPAKYAFSETKSGVGVSYTPYLSKLVNDIFLGNLTYFNRIDDRSAFAASLKYFSLGDIEFRENEFVNALIQRPNEFTLDASYALRLSPEFAMSVAMRYMRSDLKLSGLGGDATAASTFGVDISGYYQGEEEAYADFNGRWRMGFAIQNIGPKFSYEEGGVENFQPTNLRLGAGFDFIFDDYNKIAVTAEVAKLLVPTPPRLGTEIVFTDNNDNGTYEEADDDYEGDDLISETDNVIYKGQSNDVGFLAGMFQSFGDAPGGFSEEIKEFTYSLGAEYVYQDSFAFRAGYFNESEEKGARKFFAMGAGFKANVVNIDLSYLFSASKVQSPLENTLRFSLTFNIGAGEYREY, from the coding sequence ATGAAAACTAAAGTACTGCTATTATTAACATTTGTTTTTGTTGTAAAAATGAATGCTCAAGAAACAACGGTAATTATACCAAATACAAATGATTCTAGAGTTATTACAACAGGTGTTCCTTTTTTATTAATTACTTCAGATGCCCGCGCGGCATCCATGGGGGATATGGGAGTTGCAACTTCTGTAGATGCTTTTTCTCAACAATGGAATCCTGCTAAATATGCTTTTTCGGAAACGAAGTCTGGAGTTGGTGTTAGTTACACACCATACTTAAGCAAGTTGGTTAATGATATTTTTTTAGGAAACTTAACATATTTTAATCGTATTGATGATCGTAGTGCTTTTGCGGCGAGTTTAAAATATTTCTCTTTAGGAGATATTGAATTCCGTGAAAACGAATTTGTTAATGCTTTAATACAAAGACCAAATGAGTTTACGCTAGATGCTTCTTATGCGCTACGTTTGTCACCAGAATTTGCCATGTCGGTTGCTATGCGTTATATGAGATCCGATTTAAAACTTAGTGGTTTAGGTGGAGATGCTACTGCAGCAAGTACATTTGGTGTAGATATTTCTGGTTATTACCAAGGGGAAGAAGAAGCTTATGCTGATTTTAATGGACGATGGAGAATGGGGTTTGCTATTCAAAATATCGGACCTAAATTCTCTTACGAGGAAGGTGGAGTTGAAAATTTTCAGCCAACTAATTTACGTTTAGGGGCAGGTTTCGATTTTATATTCGATGATTATAATAAAATTGCAGTAACGGCAGAAGTTGCTAAATTATTAGTGCCAACACCTCCAAGATTAGGGACGGAAATTGTTTTTACAGATAATAATGATAATGGTACTTATGAAGAAGCTGATGATGATTATGAAGGTGATGATTTAATTAGTGAAACAGACAATGTCATTTATAAAGGTCAATCTAACGATGTAGGCTTTTTAGCAGGAATGTTTCAATCTTTTGGAGATGCACCAGGAGGTTTTAGCGAAGAGATAAAAGAGTTTACTTATTCGTTAGGAGCAGAATATGTATATCAAGATTCTTTTGCATTCAGAGCAGGTTATTTCAATGAAAGTGAAGAAAAAGGCGCGCGAAAGTTTTTTGCTATGGGAGCAGGATTTAAAGCGAATGTGGTTAATATAGATTTATCATATTTATTCTCAGCTTCTAAAGTTCAAAGTCCTTTAGAAAATACGTTACGTTTCTCATTAACATTTAATATTGGTGCAGGTGAATACCGCGAGTACTAA
- the dnaN gene encoding DNA polymerase III subunit beta: MKFIVSSTYLLKQLQVLGGVINSSNTLPILDNFLFELDHNKLTVSASDLETTMASSLDVESDSEGSVAIPARLLLDTLKTFPEQPLTFVIEENNTVEISSNHGKYALAYADGNEFPKAVALEDPSKTVIVGDILATAISKTIFAAGNDDLRPVMSGVFFQFSTEGLTFVATDAHKLVKYTRADVQANQVAEFIMPKKPLNLLKGILAGSENEVTIEYNESNAKFTFENSELICRLIDGKYPNYEAVIPKENPNKLAIDRTQFLNSVRRVSIFSNKTTHQIRLKIAGAELNISAEDVDYSNKAEERLTCDYQGDDMQIGFNSRFLTEMLNNLGSDEVQLEMSMPNRAGILTPVDGLDEGEHITMLVMPVMLNA, encoded by the coding sequence ATGAAATTTATAGTATCGAGTACTTATTTATTAAAGCAACTACAGGTTTTAGGTGGTGTAATCAATAGTTCGAACACCTTACCTATTTTAGATAATTTTTTATTTGAATTAGACCACAATAAACTTACTGTTTCGGCTAGTGATTTAGAAACCACTATGGCTTCTTCTTTAGACGTTGAAAGTGATAGCGAAGGCAGTGTTGCTATTCCTGCACGTTTGTTGTTAGATACTTTAAAAACCTTTCCTGAGCAACCTTTAACTTTTGTTATTGAAGAAAACAACACTGTTGAAATTAGCTCTAACCACGGTAAATATGCTTTGGCTTATGCCGATGGTAACGAGTTTCCTAAAGCTGTAGCTTTAGAAGACCCAAGTAAAACAGTAATTGTTGGTGATATTTTAGCAACAGCAATTAGCAAAACCATTTTTGCCGCTGGAAATGATGATTTACGCCCAGTAATGAGTGGTGTATTTTTTCAATTTTCTACAGAGGGTTTAACTTTTGTAGCTACCGATGCGCATAAATTAGTAAAATATACACGTGCCGATGTTCAAGCTAACCAAGTGGCAGAATTTATTATGCCTAAAAAACCTTTAAATTTATTAAAAGGAATTTTGGCTGGTAGCGAGAATGAAGTTACTATTGAATATAACGAAAGTAATGCTAAATTCACTTTTGAAAACTCAGAATTAATTTGTCGTTTAATCGATGGTAAATACCCAAATTACGAAGCGGTTATTCCTAAAGAGAATCCGAATAAATTAGCAATAGATAGAACACAATTTTTAAATTCTGTACGTCGTGTTAGTATTTTCTCTAACAAAACAACACACCAAATTCGTTTAAAAATTGCTGGTGCGGAATTAAATATTTCTGCTGAAGATGTAGATTATAGTAACAAAGCAGAAGAGCGTCTAACTTGTGATTACCAAGGTGACGATATGCAAATTGGCTTTAACTCTCGTTTTTTAACCGAAATGCTTAATAATTTAGGCTCGGACGAAGTTCAACTTGAAATGAGTATGCCAAATAGAGCAGGTATTTTAACGCCTGTTGATGGTTTAGATGAAGGCGAACATATTACTATGCTTGTTATGCCGGTTATGTTAAACGCGTAG
- a CDS encoding GNAT family N-acetyltransferase, producing the protein MKKQNYYIKQISAIDTYAVRHPVLRAGKPITSCIFEGDDLETTMHFGIYDNDELVGVCSFLKNNNPKFPEFRQYQLRGMAVLKSQQGLGLGQELLKYCDTILKLEKTELIWCNAREVAVNFYKKNGYSPIGEPFNIKDIGPHFVMKKQLNPET; encoded by the coding sequence ATGAAAAAGCAAAATTATTATATAAAACAGATATCGGCTATCGATACGTATGCCGTTAGACATCCTGTACTTCGTGCAGGAAAACCGATAACGTCTTGCATTTTTGAAGGTGACGACTTAGAAACAACTATGCATTTTGGCATTTATGATAATGATGAATTGGTTGGTGTATGTTCTTTTTTAAAAAATAACAATCCTAAATTCCCTGAATTTAGACAATACCAATTACGCGGTATGGCTGTTCTTAAATCGCAACAAGGTTTAGGACTTGGGCAAGAATTACTAAAATATTGCGATACCATTTTAAAACTAGAGAAAACGGAATTAATTTGGTGTAATGCTCGTGAAGTTGCTGTGAATTTTTACAAAAAAAATGGATATAGCCCGATTGGGGAACCTTTTAATATAAAAGATATTGGACCGCATTTTGTTATGAAAAAACAACTTAATCCTGAAACTTAG
- a CDS encoding GNAT family N-acetyltransferase, which produces MPFIFKTIEEESIDSILPLIQKLNNNQVSDTILRQRFVEMFSQNYECAGLFKNEELIGVCGLWFCTRHYSGRSVEVDHVFIDEKYRGQRLGKLFFEWIYNYTKNKGFEAIELNTYVSNHGSHKFYFNEGFKILGYHFLKKM; this is translated from the coding sequence ATGCCATTTATATTTAAAACTATTGAAGAAGAAAGTATAGATTCTATTCTTCCTTTAATTCAAAAATTAAACAATAATCAAGTTTCAGATACTATTTTGCGCCAACGCTTTGTCGAAATGTTTTCACAGAACTATGAATGTGCTGGTCTTTTTAAAAACGAGGAACTTATTGGAGTCTGTGGCTTGTGGTTTTGTACACGTCATTATTCTGGTAGAAGTGTGGAGGTCGATCATGTTTTTATCGACGAAAAATACCGAGGACAGCGTTTAGGAAAGCTATTTTTTGAGTGGATTTATAATTACACAAAAAATAAAGGATTTGAAGCTATCGAGCTAAATACCTATGTATCAAACCATGGCTCTCATAAATTTTATTTCAACGAAGGATTTAAAATTTTAGGTTATCATTTTTTGAAAAAAATGTAA
- a CDS encoding M48 family metalloprotease, which yields MRGKNLKVRLLIGAAIALFFVFKRCSQREENPYTGRTQTISMNANEEIAIGLQSAPQMAQQHGGLHENNQYQALVDNVGNKLVNNSIAQETPYKYEFHLLADPNTINAFALPGGQIFITYALFSKLENEDQLAGVLGHEVGHVLGRHSAERIAESEYWQGLTTAGSVGADMGSLVNGIGQNTLLTNGRDDELESDELGVRFMLKAGYNPEEMIGVMEILKDAAGPNRVPEFKSTHPDPDNRIEKIREAIEKYKGL from the coding sequence ATGAGAGGAAAAAACCTAAAAGTAAGATTATTAATTGGTGCTGCAATTGCATTATTTTTTGTTTTTAAAAGATGTAGCCAGCGTGAAGAGAATCCATATACAGGCAGAACGCAAACAATTTCTATGAATGCTAACGAGGAAATTGCAATTGGCTTGCAAAGTGCTCCGCAAATGGCACAACAGCATGGTGGTTTACACGAAAACAATCAATACCAAGCCTTGGTAGATAATGTTGGAAATAAGCTAGTAAACAATAGTATTGCTCAAGAAACTCCTTATAAATACGAATTTCACTTACTTGCAGACCCTAACACTATTAATGCTTTTGCTTTACCCGGTGGACAAATATTTATTACTTATGCCTTGTTTTCAAAATTAGAGAACGAAGACCAATTAGCTGGTGTTTTAGGTCATGAAGTTGGACATGTCCTCGGCCGACATAGCGCCGAACGTATTGCTGAAAGTGAATATTGGCAAGGTTTAACCACCGCTGGCTCTGTAGGAGCAGATATGGGAAGTTTAGTAAATGGTATTGGACAAAACACCTTACTTACCAACGGACGCGATGATGAGCTTGAAAGTGATGAATTAGGTGTACGTTTCATGCTGAAAGCGGGTTACAATCCAGAAGAAATGATTGGTGTTATGGAAATTTTAAAAGATGCCGCTGGACCAAATCGTGTTCCTGAATTTAAAAGCACGCATCCTGATCCTGATAATAGAATTGAAAAAATTAGAGAAGCTATAGAAAAATATAAAGGCTTGTAA